A single window of Triplophysa rosa linkage group LG2, Trosa_1v2, whole genome shotgun sequence DNA harbors:
- the LOC130547040 gene encoding uncharacterized protein LOC130547040 isoform X2: MGNKTNKCFISTPESVKHIAESFCKKVHDVNALKLKKMADKDKCKFVFVYCPIVSRAGTDIEASLNKIKTEFPKQMGLLKCERNSKAVKVVAQFLKSQKRKKRKYNQKKHIASEG, from the exons ATGGGTAATAAAA cAAACAAGTGTTTCATCAGCACACCTGAAAGTGTCAAGCACATTGCAGAAAGCTTCTGCAAAAAGGTCCACGACGTGAATGCTCTCAAGCTGAAAAAGATGGCAGACAAGGATAAGTGTAAATTTGTTTTCGTTTACTGTCCAATTGTTTCTCGCGCTGGAACCGACATTGAAGCAAgccttaataaaataaaaaccg AATTTCCAAAACAGATG GGATTACTAAAGTGCGAAAGGAATTCTAAAGCTGTGAAAGTGGTTGCACAATTCCTGAAATCACAA aagagaaagaagagaaagtATAATCAGAAGAAACATATTGCAAGCGAAGGCTGA
- the LOC130547040 gene encoding uncharacterized protein LOC130547040 isoform X1, with protein sequence MGNKTNKCFISTPESVKHIAESFCKKVHDVNALKLKKMADKDKCKFVFVYCPIVSRAGTDIEASLNKIKTEFPKQMVILIVLHHTFNPEIIVSDSSKFVDDKVSLTVDCLFHEDQGLLKCERNSKAVKVVAQFLKSQKRKKRKYNQKKHIASEG encoded by the exons ATGGGTAATAAAA cAAACAAGTGTTTCATCAGCACACCTGAAAGTGTCAAGCACATTGCAGAAAGCTTCTGCAAAAAGGTCCACGACGTGAATGCTCTCAAGCTGAAAAAGATGGCAGACAAGGATAAGTGTAAATTTGTTTTCGTTTACTGTCCAATTGTTTCTCGCGCTGGAACCGACATTGAAGCAAgccttaataaaataaaaaccg AATTTCCAAAACAGATGGTAATTTTAATAGTGCTTCATCACACATTTAACCCTGAGATCATTGTATCAGACAGCAGTAAATTTGTTGACGATAAGGTTAGTCTTACTGTGGACTGTCTGTTTCATGAGGATCAGGGATTACTAAAGTGCGAAAGGAATTCTAAAGCTGTGAAAGTGGTTGCACAATTCCTGAAATCACAA aagagaaagaagagaaagtATAATCAGAAGAAACATATTGCAAGCGAAGGCTGA
- the LOC130548742 gene encoding uncharacterized protein LOC130548742 isoform X3, with the protein MELQHSASVSANEYEESEGIQRIDAVRTEDIYQCLQQPSTEAYHKNKTVVSDSLHKETHLLVANGQEAKNEEKWLLYDNVFYLFWSEHSDCSAAIRLCAERDASLVTLTLKNKFWLQSKANGKQFLVLRSSLDGSGDSAPEYLAQDEVPDDDEDNHQCGTMTPETDKDHREGFVCERTTS; encoded by the exons ATGGAGCTGCAACATAGCGCTTCTGTGTCTGCGAATGAATATGAAGAAAGTGAAGGGATACAGAGAATCGATGCTGTTAGAACTGAAGATATTTATCAATGTCTTCAGCAACCATCTACTGAAGCCTACCATAAGAATAAAACAGTGGTCTCAG ACTCTCTCCACAAAGAAACACATCTGCTGGTGGCAAATGGGCAAGAAGCAAAAAATGAAG AAAAATGGCTACTCTATGACAATGTGTTCTATTTGTTCTGGAGTGAGCACAGTGACTGCAGCGCAGCTATTAGATTATGTGCTGAGAGGGATGCCAGCCTAGTCActttaactttaaaaaacaaG TTCTGGTTGCAGTCCAAAGCCAATGGAAAGCAATTTTTGGTCTTAAGAAGCTCACTGGATGGATCCGGAGACAGTGCTCCTGAATATTTG GCTCAGGATGAAGTgcctgatgatgatgaagataaTCATCAGTGTGGCACCATGACCCCTGAGACTGATAAAGATCACAGAGAAGGATTTGTGTGTGAAAGGACAACCTCTTAA
- the LOC130548742 gene encoding uncharacterized protein LOC130548742 isoform X2: MELQHSASVSANEYEESEGIQRIDAVRTEDIYQCLQQPSTEAYHKNKTVVSEHYWGKRVFLIDSLHKETHLLVANGQEAKNEEKWLLYDNVFYLFWSEHSDCSAAIRLCAERDASLVTLTLKNKFWLQSKANGKQFLVLRSSLDGSGDSAPEYLAQDEVPDDDEDNHQCGTMTPETDKDHREGFVCERTTS, encoded by the exons ATGGAGCTGCAACATAGCGCTTCTGTGTCTGCGAATGAATATGAAGAAAGTGAAGGGATACAGAGAATCGATGCTGTTAGAACTGAAGATATTTATCAATGTCTTCAGCAACCATCTACTGAAGCCTACCATAAGAATAAAACAGTGGTCTCAG AACATTATTGGGGGAAACGTGTGTTTTTGATTG ACTCTCTCCACAAAGAAACACATCTGCTGGTGGCAAATGGGCAAGAAGCAAAAAATGAAG AAAAATGGCTACTCTATGACAATGTGTTCTATTTGTTCTGGAGTGAGCACAGTGACTGCAGCGCAGCTATTAGATTATGTGCTGAGAGGGATGCCAGCCTAGTCActttaactttaaaaaacaaG TTCTGGTTGCAGTCCAAAGCCAATGGAAAGCAATTTTTGGTCTTAAGAAGCTCACTGGATGGATCCGGAGACAGTGCTCCTGAATATTTG GCTCAGGATGAAGTgcctgatgatgatgaagataaTCATCAGTGTGGCACCATGACCCCTGAGACTGATAAAGATCACAGAGAAGGATTTGTGTGTGAAAGGACAACCTCTTAA
- the LOC130548742 gene encoding uncharacterized protein LOC130548742 isoform X1 — translation MELQHSASVSANEYEESEGIQRIDAVRTEDIYQCLQQPSTEAYHKNKTVVSEHYWGKRVFLIGTVNILILTIIVAIVAMSYSLHKETHLLVANGQEAKNEEKWLLYDNVFYLFWSEHSDCSAAIRLCAERDASLVTLTLKNKFWLQSKANGKQFLVLRSSLDGSGDSAPEYLAQDEVPDDDEDNHQCGTMTPETDKDHREGFVCERTTS, via the exons ATGGAGCTGCAACATAGCGCTTCTGTGTCTGCGAATGAATATGAAGAAAGTGAAGGGATACAGAGAATCGATGCTGTTAGAACTGAAGATATTTATCAATGTCTTCAGCAACCATCTACTGAAGCCTACCATAAGAATAAAACAGTGGTCTCAG AACATTATTGGGGGAAACGTGTGTTTTTGATTGGTACTGTAAATATTCTGATCTTAACTATTATAGTTGCCATCGTGGCAATGAGTT ACTCTCTCCACAAAGAAACACATCTGCTGGTGGCAAATGGGCAAGAAGCAAAAAATGAAG AAAAATGGCTACTCTATGACAATGTGTTCTATTTGTTCTGGAGTGAGCACAGTGACTGCAGCGCAGCTATTAGATTATGTGCTGAGAGGGATGCCAGCCTAGTCActttaactttaaaaaacaaG TTCTGGTTGCAGTCCAAAGCCAATGGAAAGCAATTTTTGGTCTTAAGAAGCTCACTGGATGGATCCGGAGACAGTGCTCCTGAATATTTG GCTCAGGATGAAGTgcctgatgatgatgaagataaTCATCAGTGTGGCACCATGACCCCTGAGACTGATAAAGATCACAGAGAAGGATTTGTGTGTGAAAGGACAACCTCTTAA
- the rnf214 gene encoding RING finger protein 214, with translation MESEWSFALDDEDLVHCPDSVVIPPDPSPWISSSTGIWSTENSLPAVLNEYAEDPHNTFPLGKETHSQTAQTENSTEERSTNTNEDWKSDMRSIDDCRMKLTQEYEALLKQHAAEKDEHNLCVSNLQKTIQETGHRYKGFIQKIESLQTKLELNSSKTTRKNFMIKRQELTAEKEGKEKEKTRLAQELEDTDKKIKMLKEEQSQEKLTWEKEIADLRVEMETLCRQAEQANQTALSDEMAALEMQKELAVSEVEDWIADTERYLNYLRLNPSQQNLHQRQKWEQNLVMVRNNPTVLKNKFNDHRQLLQRGEQLENLPQIPLPSLPPVPIFELIITSLQNPVSHPVFSTGPPTSTPSFIHPQIHPSATPPQVATPPLSAPSQNTLYPPAVSAMGPPSQIFIPTSSLPQPLHLSHVTPVPPQMHPGIPGVSLAPPVASAATYVGLPNNPRAAFYPQATVRPPQTLVQTTTRNSSPQPLPSNPSPAGKLDKVLEKLGSHFPQSTRDQLTRVLQQIKSERGTMAGLSMDHIISQVAQKLAQNQRPPPGPIAPPSGARPFPGSVGPIQHPPAQLLHPMRPHFRAPVAQVFHTRPPQPSARKFCLICQNSVDAGNQYSTNCSHTMHKDCVSVWLKTSKNNSCPFCPSK, from the exons ATGGAAAGTGAGTGGAGTTTCGCGTTAGATGATGAAGACCTAGTTCA TTGTCCCGATTCTGTCGTGATTCCCCCTGATCCCTCCCCATGGATCAGCTCATCCACCGGCATCTGGTCCACTGAGAACAGCTTACCAGCAGTATTAAATGAATATGCTGAAGACCCACACAACACATTTCCACTCGGCAAAGAAACCCACAGCCAAACCGCACAG ACAGAGAACAGCACAGAGGAAAGATCTACAAACACAAACGAGGATTGGAAATCAGACATG CGTTCTATAGACGACTGCAGAATGAAGTTGACCCAAGAGTATGAGGCTCTTTTGAAGCAGCATGCAGCAGAAAAGGATGAACACAATCTCTGTGTCAGCAATCTACAGAAGACCATACAAGAAACGGGTCATCGATACAAG GGTTTTATACAAAAAATTGAGTCCTTGCAAACGAAACTGGAGCTGAATAGCAGCAAGACCACACGGAAAAACTTCATGATAAAACGGCAAGAGCTTACTGCTGAAAAAGAAGGAAAGGAAAAGGAGAAAACAag ACTGGCTCAGGAGCTGGAGgacacagacaaaaaaataaagatgctaaaaGAGGAGCAGAGTCAAGAGAA ACTGACTTGGGAGAAGGAAATAGCTGATTTAAGGGTGGAAATGGAGACGctttgcaggcaggcagagcaAGCCAATCAGACAGCACTAAGCGATGAG ATGGCTGCACTTGAGATGCAAAAGGAGCTTGCCGTTTCTGAGGTGGAGGACTGGATTGCAGACACAGAAAGATATCTTAATTATCTTAG ATTAAATCCTTCCCAGCAGAATTTGCACCAACGACAGAAATGGGAGCAGAATTTGGTGATGGTCCGCAACAATCCGACAGTATTAAAG AATAAGTTTAATGATCACCGTCAGCTCCTGCAGAGAGGTGAACAGTTGGAGAATTTGCCACAAATCCCTCTCCCCTCACTTCCACCAGTGCCTATA TTCGAGCTAATAATAACTTCACTTCAGAATCCTGTATCCCATCCAGTTTTCAGCACTGGTCCACCCACTAGCACACCTTCTTTCATTCATCCCCAGATTCACCCCTCTGCCACACCACCCCAAGTGGCCACACCCCCACTTTCTGCTCCATCTCAAAACACACTTTATCCACCTGCCGTCTCTGCTATGGGTCCACCATCCCAAATATTCATACCAACCAGCTCTCTGCCTCAACCACTACATCTTTCACATGTCACACCTGTACCGCCACAGATGCACCCTGGCATTCCAGGTGTCTCTCTTGCACCTCCTGTTGCCTCAGCAGCAACCTATGTGGGATTACCAAATAATCCTAGAGCCGCTTTTTATCCCCAAGCAACAGTGCGCCCTCCCCAAACATTAGTGCAGACCACTACACGAAACTCTTCCCCTCAACCCCTTCCGTCAAACCCTTCACCGGCAGGCAAACTAGACAAGGTGCTTGAGAAATTGGGCTCACATTTCCCACAAAGCACAAG AGATCAGTTAACAAGGGTTCTACAGCAAATCAAGAGTGAGCGTGGAACTATGGCTGGTCTGTCGATGGATCACATTATTTCTCAAGTTGCACAGAAACTCGCACAGAACCAGAGACCT CCACCGGGGCCTATAGCGCCTCCGTCTGGAGCTAGGCCTTTTCCTGGTTCAGTTGGTCCGATCCAGCATCCACCAGCTCAACTGCTGCATCCCATGAGGCCTCATTTCCGTGCCCCTGTCGCTCAAGTCTTTCACACAAGACCCCCACAG CCCTCTGCCCGGAAATTTTGTTTGATATGCCAGAACTCAGTGGATGCTGGAAACCAATATAGCACAAACTGCTCTCATACAATGCACAAAGAT tgTGTCAGTGTTTGGCTCAAGACCAGCAAGAACAATTCTTGTCCCTTCTGTCCCTCCAAATGA
- the apoa1a gene encoding apolipoprotein A-I, with protein sequence MWVPFEPLICMRTGFQFHTHSSCSIKAPWLCCSSSIIQSSTTQGITMKFVALALTLLLALGAQARFLQGDAPSQLEHYKAAALVYLNQVKEQAQKALDNMDGTEYEQYKLKLSESLTKLQDYAQTTSQTLTPYTETFSNQFLETTKQLRERVMTDIEDIRSKLEPHRAELHDVLEKHMNEYRQKLEPLFQEYVTMHRENSEKLRAKLQPLMDEMRHKIETNVEETKSKLMPMVEAMRTKLTERLEDLRTMAAPYAEEYKEQLVKAVEGAKEKLNPHTQDLQTRMEPYMEELKAKFAVWYDTISKAIEE encoded by the exons ATGTGGGTACCCTTTGAACCTTTGATATGTATGAGGACAGGGTTCCAATTCCACACACACAGTTCCTGCTCTATAAAAGCCCCGTGGCTCTGCTGTTCATCCTCCATCATTCAGAGCAGTACCACTCAG GGCATAACCATGAAATTCGTGGCTCTTGCACTAACTCTTCTCCTGGCTTTGG GTGCCCAGGCCCGTTTTCTGCAGGGTGATGCTCCTTCCCAGTTGGAGCACTACAAGGCAGCAGCCTTGGTGTATCTGAACCAGGTCAAGGAACAAGCTCAAAAAGCTCTTGACAATATGGACGGTACCGAATATGAGCAGTATAA GTTGAAACTTTCAGAGAGCCTCACTAAGCTGCAGGACTATGCCCAGACCACCTCCCAGACTCTGACCCCCTACACAGAGACCTTCTCCAACCAGTTCCTGGAGACCACCAAGCAGCTGCGCGAGCGCGTCATGACCGACATCGAAGACATCCGTTCCAAGCTGGAGCCCCACCGCGCTGAGCTGCACGATGTGCTGGAGAAGCACATGAACGAGTACCGTCAGAAACTGGAGCCCCTCTTCCAAGAGTATGTGACCATGCACCGCGAGAACAGCGAGAAGCTGCGTGCCAAGCTGCAGCCCCTGATGGATGAGATGAGGCACAAGATTGAGACCAACGTTGAGGAGACCAAGTCGAAACTGATGCCCATGGTAGAGGCTATGCGCACCAAGCTGACCGAGCGCCTGGAGGACCTGAGGACCATGGCTGCCCCCTATGCTGAGGAGTACAAGGAACAGCTTGTGAAGGCTGTTGAGGGGGCCAAGGAGAAGCTCAACCCACACACTCAGGACCTGCAGACCCGTATGGAGCCCTACATGGAGGAGCTGAAGGCCAAGTTTGCTGTTTGGTATGACACCATTTCCAAGGCCATTGAGGAATAA